A part of Patescibacteria group bacterium genomic DNA contains:
- the argE gene encoding acetylornithine deacetylase: MSTILDVKELTSRMVSFDTVSTNSNLPLVKFLHPLLVDIGFEVEIQQRTFEHGTLEKANIIARAGPRDVESFMFSAHTDTVPVGSSNHWDYPPFQLTEEKRRGLLFGRGSVDMKGSIAAMICAIAPLLSKAGSFKRELILGLTYDEEVGLLGAKHLVESKLIRPRYALVGEPTLMRPMRMHKGHIYLRALCRGVSGHASDPQSGINAIEIAAGVIEKLRAFAGELAMQENEEYDPPCATLNIGVIKGGTKANVIAEECAIEFDIRPIKGQTSDLMIQDLVARMRSIGEHGGQPLVSLRLMRCPTEPVTTDANSLIVTVAEQVTGIKARGVPYGTDASVLQLMGTDCLILGPGDIAQAHKPNEFVKTEQLESAVTKFRQIAQKMCL; this comes from the coding sequence ATGAGCACAATACTTGATGTAAAAGAGCTAACGAGCAGGATGGTTTCGTTCGATACCGTTTCAACCAATAGCAATTTGCCGTTGGTGAAATTTCTCCACCCTTTGTTAGTCGATATCGGTTTTGAGGTGGAAATCCAACAGAGAACCTTTGAGCATGGAACACTGGAGAAGGCAAACATAATCGCCCGCGCCGGCCCGCGAGACGTGGAATCGTTTATGTTTTCCGCCCACACAGATACAGTCCCCGTGGGTTCCAGCAATCACTGGGATTATCCGCCATTTCAGCTGACTGAGGAGAAAAGGCGAGGATTGCTGTTTGGACGCGGCTCGGTCGACATGAAAGGTTCAATTGCAGCAATGATCTGTGCAATCGCGCCCCTTTTGTCGAAAGCGGGAAGCTTCAAACGGGAACTGATTCTCGGGCTCACGTATGACGAAGAGGTTGGCCTGCTTGGAGCCAAACATCTCGTCGAATCCAAATTGATTCGACCTCGATACGCGTTGGTTGGTGAACCAACTTTAATGCGACCGATGCGTATGCACAAGGGACACATTTACTTGCGCGCCCTATGTCGCGGAGTCAGTGGTCATGCGAGTGACCCCCAAAGCGGTATCAACGCTATTGAGATCGCAGCAGGGGTTATTGAAAAGTTACGCGCATTTGCTGGTGAACTAGCGATGCAGGAAAACGAGGAATATGATCCTCCTTGCGCGACATTAAACATCGGGGTGATCAAAGGCGGTACAAAAGCCAATGTGATTGCCGAGGAATGCGCAATCGAGTTTGATATCCGCCCCATCAAAGGGCAGACATCGGATTTGATGATTCAAGACCTCGTGGCCCGAATGCGAAGTATTGGGGAGCACGGAGGGCAACCCCTCGTTTCGCTTCGCCTCATGCGTTGTCCTACTGAACCGGTAACCACGGATGCGAATTCATTAATCGTGACCGTGGCGGAACAGGTGACAGGTATCAAGGCGCGAGGAGTACCATACGGCACAGACGCGTCAGTTCTCCAACTAATGGGTACCGACTGTCTCATCTTGGGACCTGGCGACATCGCGCAAGCGCACAAACCGAATGAGTTTGTCAAAACTGAGCAACTAGAGTCTGCCGTTACCAAGTTCAGGCAGATTGCACAAAAGATGTGTCTCTGA
- a CDS encoding VOC family protein, with protein sequence MAKVNPFIRFNDKKCREAMTFYKDCLGGELEFMTAKGTPMEKDMDADKLDLVMHSTLKKGDWVLIGSDMMRDKAKSGDQVGISLDCESAKEIKTIFDKLAKGGDVFMPLEDQFWGATFGLVTDKYGVEWMLNFQKAPMKK encoded by the coding sequence ATGGCAAAAGTTAATCCGTTTATTAGATTCAACGACAAGAAGTGCCGCGAAGCAATGACTTTTTACAAAGACTGTCTCGGTGGTGAACTTGAATTTATGACCGCCAAAGGCACGCCGATGGAAAAAGACATGGACGCTGACAAGCTCGACCTAGTCATGCACTCAACTTTGAAGAAGGGCGACTGGGTGCTCATTGGTTCAGACATGATGCGAGATAAAGCGAAAAGTGGCGACCAAGTCGGTATTTCCCTTGATTGTGAAAGTGCCAAAGAAATCAAAACAATTTTCGACAAACTTGCAAAAGGCGGAGACGTCTTCATGCCGCTTGAAGATCAATTTTGGGGCGCGACCTTTGGTCTCGTTACTGACAAATACGGTGTCGAGTGGATGCTGAACTTCCAAAAAGCTCCGATGAAAAAATAA
- a CDS encoding pyridoxal-phosphate dependent enzyme, whose amino-acid sequence MLWYAFNSRITMKKDITIVCSKCLKPSKKGVISCTCSTSRYYDYETVLYDYKKAAENFPLVGTHNGLDRFLPLLPNEKFSITLGEGNTPLLHFQKFGLKYGLARLFVKNETGNPTGCFKDRETAVGINVESEQGTKKIEIVSSGNAAISAVAYSNKAGIECLCHIPETTSEGKKQLLQIFGAKFQLHKGDYENIYRNVIDSHSLKDTVVNFTAGKYVYREEGNKTIAFEIYEQLDAVPDTVVVPIGNGSLLFAVYKGFWELLQMKKIKKIPKMIGVQIAGFSPVAEALRQGKDFVALPNSPHSIAEGGIAAMESYCSPKAIKAIKETDGAVIEITDADLVRVLKELITEESFVVEPTSLAPFAAFSQIKSEPNETIVCVATGNAFKNLEEILRMLEGWSHAKK is encoded by the coding sequence ATGTTGTGGTATGCTTTTAATTCAAGAATTACGATGAAGAAAGATATTACAATTGTTTGCAGTAAATGTTTAAAGCCGTCGAAGAAAGGTGTTATTTCCTGCACATGCTCAACGAGCCGGTACTACGATTATGAAACCGTGCTTTATGACTACAAAAAGGCGGCTGAAAATTTTCCACTCGTCGGTACTCATAACGGTTTAGATAGATTTTTACCGTTGCTTCCCAATGAAAAGTTTTCAATTACTTTGGGTGAAGGTAATACTCCCCTGCTTCACTTTCAAAAATTCGGACTGAAATACGGTTTGGCGCGCCTTTTTGTCAAAAACGAAACTGGAAATCCCACCGGATGTTTTAAAGACCGAGAAACCGCGGTAGGCATCAATGTTGAAAGTGAGCAAGGCACAAAAAAAATTGAGATTGTTTCATCGGGAAATGCCGCGATTTCAGCCGTAGCTTATAGCAATAAGGCCGGTATCGAGTGTCTCTGCCATATACCGGAGACGACTTCTGAAGGTAAAAAGCAGTTGCTTCAGATTTTTGGTGCAAAGTTTCAATTGCACAAGGGTGACTACGAAAACATTTATCGCAATGTCATTGATTCACATTCGTTGAAAGATACAGTTGTAAATTTTACGGCTGGCAAATATGTTTATAGGGAAGAAGGTAATAAGACCATTGCTTTTGAAATTTATGAACAGTTAGATGCGGTACCCGATACCGTTGTTGTTCCAATCGGTAACGGTTCGCTGCTTTTCGCAGTATACAAAGGTTTTTGGGAACTTTTACAGATGAAGAAAATAAAAAAAATTCCGAAGATGATAGGAGTTCAAATTGCCGGATTTTCACCTGTTGCTGAAGCGTTACGGCAGGGAAAGGATTTTGTCGCCCTACCCAATTCACCCCATTCAATTGCTGAGGGGGGAATTGCCGCCATGGAAAGTTATTGTTCTCCGAAAGCGATAAAGGCCATTAAGGAAACGGATGGCGCTGTAATTGAAATTACTGATGCCGATTTGGTCCGTGTACTTAAAGAATTGATAACTGAAGAATCCTTTGTTGTTGAGCCAACTTCTCTTGCTCCTTTTGCTGCGTTCTCGCAGATTAAGTCAGAGCCGAACGAAACGATAGTGTGTGTTGCAACCGGGAATGCTTTTAAAAATCTTGAAGAAATTCTTCGGATGCTTGAGGGGTGGAGTCACGCAAAAAAGTAA
- the argS gene encoding arginine--tRNA ligase — protein sequence MKSKRVVEKSENGLAHLVDGVLCLALSSKVFADCRSPREVVTVGTPPNPELGDISVVCFGLAEKLNRKKDVNTVAKQLAAAIPSTSKIAKVSAAGPYVNITFDRAAVSAPAVTAILAENERYGFNKTLAGKTFMVEYLSPNTNKPLHLGHLRNGVIGTTAARLLEACGATVLKANNINDRGIHIIKSMLTYQKFGNGETPESTGEKGDHFVGRYYVRFETELRRLKAEWLKERGLTWDVLSEEEQEKISELFEKECPLMVEAREMLRLWESGDPAVLPLWRRMNQWVLSGFDQSNARLGYAFDRVYYESETYLLGRRIVLEQLERGIGERRPDQAVVVDLSNSKLGTKLLLRADGTSVYMTQDVGLAVTRFEQEGRLDGIIYVVATEQEHHFKVLFELLKRYGYDWASSLYHLSYGMVNLPSGRMKSREGTVVDADNLLDELERSAAQKLGRDGSEATSKEVQRSSSIIAIGALNYYLAAVTPRADMLFDPSSSIEFEGDTGPYIQYSCVRISSIINKAGGLPVVQYPDALTDDDAFALVKALIEFPNAVKQAAQQFNPTILTAALYKTAKTFSSFYRNRHVLHDGTVNQDRLELCQATKVVLTNGLKLLGVGIPERM from the coding sequence ATGAAATCGAAAAGAGTAGTTGAAAAGTCGGAAAACGGCTTGGCCCATCTTGTTGATGGCGTTCTGTGCTTAGCGCTTAGTTCCAAGGTCTTTGCGGACTGTAGGTCACCGCGGGAAGTTGTTACTGTCGGCACTCCGCCAAATCCGGAGCTTGGTGACATTTCAGTTGTTTGTTTCGGACTTGCGGAGAAACTTAACCGGAAGAAAGATGTAAACACCGTGGCTAAACAACTTGCCGCGGCGATTCCGTCGACTTCAAAAATCGCAAAGGTGTCGGCTGCCGGACCTTATGTGAACATAACGTTCGATCGCGCGGCGGTAAGCGCGCCTGCAGTTACGGCAATACTTGCCGAGAATGAGCGGTACGGGTTCAACAAAACCCTTGCAGGAAAAACATTCATGGTGGAGTATCTTTCCCCAAATACCAACAAGCCACTTCACTTAGGACACCTGAGAAATGGCGTAATCGGAACAACCGCAGCTCGGTTGCTCGAAGCGTGCGGCGCAACGGTGCTCAAGGCGAACAACATCAACGATCGGGGCATTCACATCATCAAGTCAATGCTCACCTACCAGAAATTTGGCAACGGCGAAACTCCCGAATCAACTGGTGAAAAAGGAGATCATTTCGTCGGTCGGTATTATGTCCGGTTCGAAACGGAACTTCGCCGCCTAAAAGCCGAGTGGCTGAAAGAGAGAGGCCTTACTTGGGACGTACTCTCGGAAGAGGAGCAAGAAAAAATTAGCGAACTTTTCGAGAAGGAATGTCCGCTCATGGTTGAAGCGCGGGAGATGCTGCGTCTTTGGGAATCAGGCGACCCTGCGGTCCTTCCGCTCTGGCGCAGGATGAACCAATGGGTGTTGTCCGGATTCGACCAGTCAAATGCCCGTTTAGGGTACGCGTTTGACAGGGTCTATTACGAGAGTGAGACCTACCTTCTCGGACGCAGGATTGTTCTGGAACAACTCGAGCGCGGAATCGGCGAGCGCCGCCCCGATCAGGCGGTGGTCGTTGACCTCAGCAATTCAAAGCTTGGTACAAAACTACTTCTTCGTGCGGACGGAACTTCAGTGTACATGACCCAAGATGTCGGTCTGGCCGTTACGCGATTCGAACAAGAAGGACGACTTGATGGCATCATTTATGTGGTGGCCACTGAGCAGGAGCATCATTTCAAGGTCCTCTTCGAATTGTTGAAACGCTACGGTTATGATTGGGCGTCGTCGCTATACCACCTTTCATATGGGATGGTGAATCTGCCATCAGGCCGGATGAAGTCTCGTGAAGGAACAGTGGTTGACGCCGATAATCTGCTTGATGAACTTGAGCGGTCGGCGGCGCAGAAACTTGGGCGCGACGGTTCGGAGGCTACCAGCAAAGAAGTTCAACGTTCCTCATCGATTATCGCGATTGGGGCGCTGAACTACTACTTGGCAGCGGTTACTCCGCGAGCCGACATGTTGTTTGACCCAAGCTCGTCAATCGAGTTTGAGGGCGATACTGGACCGTACATCCAGTACTCCTGCGTTCGGATATCGTCAATCATCAATAAAGCGGGAGGACTGCCGGTGGTGCAGTATCCGGACGCACTGACAGATGATGATGCCTTTGCGCTTGTCAAAGCACTGATTGAGTTTCCGAACGCAGTCAAACAGGCGGCGCAGCAGTTCAATCCCACCATACTCACTGCTGCCCTCTATAAAACGGCAAAAACATTTTCGTCGTTTTATAGAAATCGGCACGTGCTTCATGATGGTACTGTCAACCAAGATAGGCTTGAACTGTGTCAGGCCACGAAAGTCGTGCTAACAAACGGGTTGAAATTGCTTGGCGTCGGGATTCCCGAGCGGATGTAA
- a CDS encoding GNAT family N-acetyltransferase: MKDRKLATSQLREMLTYVARFGHSTFVIAIDGRVLEGNDILSVAGDITLLHAVGIRIVLVLGSSDQSDYRIRRKTRYARLQSLAAQLCRSLNMLHCNFLVSNKPEVTKSQGFAFKVEENDIGTESLPDKVGDILAKGLLPVIVARPKDENTDESWFGSLLRVTTSLCAGISTNKLIYLSCVDGIFQRGSALLREAQPSEVRQLVTDGVITGQFAEFTSMAEQVISTGVLRVHFINGKVIGGLLSEVFTKDGVGTMIHQNPYQEIRSARESDIGGILNVLGTQESRGDVRQHTEEMIGAQLANYRVAVKDDGVMACGCLRCFPSEKKALISSLAVDQSYLSDGIGELMLERLFEEAGGQGVALLTLVSPHTGQWWLSQKFTTGKISDLPLDLQASNSSSAITILVRRLES, from the coding sequence ATGAAAGATAGAAAATTGGCGACGAGCCAGCTTCGCGAGATGCTTACCTACGTCGCGCGGTTCGGACATTCAACCTTCGTCATCGCAATTGATGGCAGGGTACTTGAGGGTAATGACATACTCTCTGTAGCAGGGGACATTACTCTGCTTCATGCGGTCGGTATTCGTATTGTGCTAGTGCTCGGTTCTTCCGACCAGTCTGATTACCGGATAAGACGGAAAACTCGGTACGCACGACTGCAATCACTTGCCGCGCAGTTGTGCCGATCCCTTAACATGCTCCACTGCAATTTCTTGGTTTCAAACAAACCGGAAGTTACAAAATCACAGGGTTTCGCATTCAAGGTGGAGGAGAATGACATCGGCACCGAGTCGCTTCCGGACAAGGTTGGTGACATTCTGGCCAAAGGGTTACTGCCGGTCATTGTTGCAAGACCGAAAGATGAAAATACCGATGAATCGTGGTTTGGTTCGTTGCTGCGAGTCACGACCAGTCTGTGCGCAGGAATATCGACAAACAAACTGATCTACCTCTCGTGCGTTGACGGTATTTTCCAAAGGGGTAGCGCTCTACTGAGAGAAGCGCAGCCGAGTGAAGTCCGCCAACTGGTAACGGACGGTGTCATTACGGGACAGTTCGCGGAGTTCACGTCAATGGCAGAACAGGTAATCAGTACAGGAGTGTTGCGCGTTCACTTCATTAATGGCAAGGTCATTGGTGGCTTACTCAGTGAAGTGTTCACCAAGGATGGCGTCGGAACAATGATTCACCAGAATCCCTACCAGGAAATTCGCTCCGCGCGCGAATCCGACATTGGCGGTATTCTGAATGTCCTTGGCACACAGGAAAGCCGTGGCGATGTTCGTCAACACACGGAAGAGATGATCGGGGCGCAGCTCGCGAATTATCGTGTTGCAGTAAAGGACGACGGAGTTATGGCTTGCGGTTGTCTGCGCTGTTTCCCAAGTGAGAAAAAGGCGTTGATTAGTTCGCTTGCGGTTGATCAATCATACCTCAGTGACGGTATTGGGGAGCTCATGCTTGAGCGCCTCTTTGAAGAAGCGGGGGGTCAGGGGGTGGCGCTACTAACATTGGTCAGCCCGCACACAGGGCAATGGTGGCTCAGTCAGAAGTTTACTACCGGTAAGATTTCGGATCTCCCGCTAGATCTTCAGGCCAGCAACAGTTCATCCGCCATCACAATCTTGGTGCGACGGCTCGAAAGTTGA
- a CDS encoding AAA family ATPase translates to MKTYLIEGLSGTGKTTVCAELNKRNYTAVDADEVFAHFVDPKTGLHSDEKTTHWMWEEEKFNTIVKQERDGQLFVCGGATNQENFKHHFDKIFTLHVDDNVLKDRLLHRTNNDYGKDPKELEQQLEWNKGAVQHSRHRGTTLIDATKPISDVVDEILKNL, encoded by the coding sequence ATGAAAACGTATCTAATCGAAGGTTTGTCTGGTACCGGTAAAACAACAGTCTGCGCAGAATTAAATAAAAGGAATTACACAGCCGTAGATGCCGATGAGGTATTTGCTCATTTTGTTGACCCTAAAACTGGTTTGCATAGTGATGAAAAGACTACACACTGGATGTGGGAGGAAGAAAAATTTAATACTATCGTTAAACAGGAAAGGGACGGACAATTATTTGTGTGTGGAGGCGCCACTAATCAGGAAAATTTTAAACATCATTTTGATAAAATTTTTACTCTCCATGTTGATGATAACGTTCTGAAAGATAGGCTGTTACATAGAACTAACAATGACTACGGTAAGGACCCGAAGGAATTAGAACAACAACTAGAGTGGAACAAAGGTGCTGTACAGCATTCAAGACACAGAGGAACAACTTTGATCGACGCAACCAAGCCAATAAGTGACGTGGTGGATGAAATACTAAAAAATCTTTAA
- a CDS encoding S-adenosylmethionine decarboxylase, whose translation MNTKQRAVSQNIPSDTDRKNEIKGYGPHLTYDGYEADHVRLNDMQVVFEFLLKLPAVIGMQRLTQPYVISYDGADMPNDYGVTGVVIIATSHISIHTYPYDKTFFLDIFSCKAFDQEKALAFIRKTFEAKKEDVQLTVRGKRFRQ comes from the coding sequence ATGAACACGAAGCAAAGGGCAGTTAGTCAGAACATTCCTTCTGACACCGACCGTAAAAACGAAATCAAAGGGTACGGTCCGCACCTCACTTACGACGGGTATGAGGCTGATCATGTTCGTCTGAATGACATGCAAGTGGTGTTTGAGTTCTTGCTCAAATTGCCGGCGGTCATCGGAATGCAACGGCTGACTCAACCTTACGTCATTTCATATGACGGGGCTGATATGCCGAATGATTATGGAGTGACCGGGGTCGTTATTATTGCGACCTCCCACATCTCCATCCACACCTATCCGTATGACAAGACGTTCTTTCTGGACATCTTCTCATGCAAGGCGTTCGACCAGGAAAAAGCCTTGGCTTTCATTCGTAAAACGTTTGAGGCAAAAAAAGAGGACGTGCAACTCACGGTTCGTGGAAAACGTTTTCGTCAGTAG
- a CDS encoding EamA family transporter, with product MYILYALIGAVMASLGTIFAKLGLKGVDANLLTAIRGIVMAIIVTLAALSFGKISMTSLQSLSSKQWLFVILSGVGGALSWIFFYQALAAGPTVAVTVIDKLSIVFTAILAAVVLLEGITVQSGIGLGLVFIGTLFVAVPWNTIKGLF from the coding sequence ATGTATATTCTCTACGCGCTCATCGGCGCTGTCATGGCAAGTTTGGGAACAATTTTTGCCAAACTCGGGCTTAAAGGTGTTGACGCTAATTTGCTCACCGCCATCCGCGGTATTGTGATGGCAATAATCGTGACGCTTGCCGCGCTTTCTTTCGGAAAAATTTCCATGACATCCTTACAGTCACTTTCGTCGAAACAGTGGCTCTTTGTTATTCTCTCAGGCGTTGGTGGAGCACTGTCGTGGATATTTTTCTACCAAGCGCTCGCCGCCGGCCCGACTGTAGCCGTCACAGTCATCGACAAACTTTCAATTGTGTTCACTGCCATTCTCGCCGCTGTGGTTTTGCTCGAAGGCATCACGGTACAATCGGGGATAGGCCTCGGGCTCGTTTTTATCGGCACGCTTTTTGTGGCTGTTCCGTGGAATACAATTAAAGGGTTGTTTTAA
- a CDS encoding histidine phosphatase family protein, whose translation MSVKITYFVHGTTTDNEKEVSSGWSDAELSELGIQQSIDLKEKTKDKTFDAIFCSDLQRAVRSAELVWGGIYPIVPDARLRECNYGKLNANPSAIVEPMQEEECLTSPFPEGESYEDVKTRIADFLEFLKKNYDGKSVAIVAHKAPQLSLDVLLKGKTWTQALAEDWRKTKSWKAGWYYVLN comes from the coding sequence ATGTCTGTAAAAATTACATACTTTGTACACGGAACAACTACCGACAATGAGAAGGAGGTGTCATCAGGTTGGTCTGATGCGGAACTTTCAGAACTTGGTATCCAGCAATCAATTGATTTGAAAGAAAAAACTAAGGATAAAACATTTGATGCGATCTTTTGTTCTGATTTACAGCGTGCGGTTAGGTCAGCAGAACTAGTTTGGGGTGGAATATATCCTATTGTTCCTGACGCTAGGTTAAGAGAGTGTAATTATGGAAAACTTAATGCCAACCCCTCTGCCATAGTTGAACCAATGCAAGAGGAAGAGTGCCTTACAAGCCCCTTTCCTGAAGGAGAAAGTTACGAAGATGTGAAAACTAGAATTGCCGACTTTCTTGAATTTCTAAAAAAGAATTATGACGGAAAAAGTGTTGCGATTGTTGCACACAAAGCCCCGCAACTTTCGCTTGATGTTTTACTAAAGGGCAAAACTTGGACACAAGCTCTTGCAGAAGATTGGAGAAAGACTAAATCTTGGAAAGCGGGTTGGTACTATGTGCTAAACTAA